One Vicugna pacos chromosome 12, VicPac4, whole genome shotgun sequence genomic window carries:
- the LOC102526535 gene encoding uncharacterized protein isoform X1: protein MAFLVLLLLVATSSTAFSTPTSDTLHAHSSCPGPLTHTEHPTPTLGSAFGPLCGPASPRTRSRRLLYRHGLAWLLSWFQPHGGGSGANRTTANPCPSWDCPSQASAVPTRLYTSQPSDHGDTLDRGQPLTPVPHFPGPPPTEPRVSGPKPHVDAVRVILCLWPSAPLPVPGQLAGRGCYTVDEEDILPVLMRAVPFLGPGSLGPGSLPDSQPQPPPRREERVAPVQPALQPASQTVAQDTDRKEKPGPKGRPVPDADWKHPRPPAQARLDIPLLWPEQSRQWRSKEAATGFGKGRHSNVTISVPGTLESVVLPLMGHWAKVLAGPWAGATFHLPSWFHNTCGVIFVLRVILGRRKVPAEQEPRVVAGREGRGHIPSEPLALSMEESLAELQRLLERNYELDWEAEALQQQEWWGKQEAEVNEIKRALEGLLHEVF from the coding sequence ATGGCCTTTCTGGTTCTCCTGCTACTTGTGGCCACGTCCTCGACCGCCTTCTCCACACCCACCTCTGACACACTCCATGCCCATTCCTCTTGCCCCGGGCCCCTCACCCACACCGAGCACCCTACTCCAACGCTAGGGTCCGCCTTCGGGCCCCTCTGCGGGCCAGCAAGCCCGCGTACCCGCAGCCGGCGCCTCCTGTACCGGCATGGGctggcctggctcctctcctggttCCAGCCCCATGGTGGGGGATCGGGCGCCAACAGGACCACAGCAAACCCCTGCCCATCCTGGGACtgtccctcccaggcctctgctgtCCCAACACGGCTTTACACCAGCCAGCCGAGTGACCACGGAGACACACTGGACAGAGGGCAGCCGCTGACTCCTGTGCCGCActtcccaggacctcctccaactGAGCCGCGGGTATCCGGCCCCAAGCCTCATGTGGACGCGGTGCGCGTCATCCTTTGCCTCTGGCCGTCGGCACCTCTGCCAGTCCCGGGTCAGCTGGCAGGAAGAGGCTGCTATACAGTGGATGAGGAAGACATCCTGCCTGTCCTCATGCGTGCCGTCCCCTTCCTTGGCCCTGGCTCCCTTGGCCCTGGTTCCCTCCCTGACTCTcagccccaacctcctccacgaaGGGAAGAACGGGTAGCACCAGTCCAGCCTGCcctacagccagccagccagaccgTAGCCCAAGACACAGACCGGAAAGAAAAACCTGGACCCAAAGGCCGTCCTGTCCCTGACGCAGACTGGAAACATcccaggccaccagcccaggccaggctcGATATACCACTGCTGTGGCCAGAGCAGTCACGTCAGTGGCGGTCCAAGGAGGCGGCGACGGGCTTTGGCAAGGGCAGGCACTCCAACGTCACCATTTCGGTGCCCGGGACCCTTGAGAGCGTGGTCCTCCCCCTTATGGGTCACTGGGCCAAGGTGCTGgcaggcccctgggctggggccacATTCCACCTACCGTCCTGGTTCCATAACACCTGCGGGGTCATCTTTGTCCTCAGAGTCATCTTGGGGAGGAGAAAGGTGCCAGCAGAACAGGAGCCCCGGGtcgtggcagggagggaggggcgtggGCACATTCCATCGGAGCCCCTGGCCCTGAGCATGGAGGAGTCCTTGGCTGAGCTCCAGAGGCTGCTGGAGAGGAATTACGAGCTGGACTGGGAGGCGGAGGCCTTGCAGCAGCAGGAGTGGTGGGGCaagcaggaggctgaggtcaatgAGATCAAAAGGGCCTTGGAGGGTTTGCTCCACGAGGTGTTTTAA